One Perognathus longimembris pacificus isolate PPM17 chromosome 24, ASM2315922v1, whole genome shotgun sequence DNA segment encodes these proteins:
- the Pdha2 gene encoding pyruvate dehydrogenase E1 component subunit alpha, testis-specific form, mitochondrial isoform X2, with product MKKMLASVVSRMLGATQKPPLRVLLTSCNYSKDATIDIKSCDLYRLDVGPSSSTVLTRDEGLKYYRAMQIVRRMELKADQLYKQKFIRGFCHLYDGQEACCVGIEAAIKPTDNVITSYRAHGICYMRGLSVKSILAELTGRRGGCAKGKGGSMHMYAKHFFGGNGIVGAQGQIAEAYNMAALWKLPCVFICENNRYAMGTAVERAAASTDYYKRGNFIPGLKVNGMDVLCVREATKFAADHCRSGKGPIVMELQTYRYHGHSMSDPGISYRTREEIQIMRSKSDPIMLLQEKMISHKLSSVEELKEIDVEVRKEIEEAAQFATTDPEPSLDELGHHLYHSNPPFDVRGANQWIKYKSIS from the exons ATGAAAAAGATGCTGGCTTCTGTGGTCTCCCGTATGTTGGGGGCCACCCAGAAGCCCCCTCTCAGAGTACTGCTGACCTCCTGTAACTATTCCAAAGATGCTACCATTGACATTAAGAGCTGCGACCTTTACCGGCTGGACGTGGGTCCCTCGTCGTCCACCGTGCTCACCAGGGACGAGGGGCTCAAGTACTACCGGGCCATGCAGATCGTTCGCCGGATGGAACTGAAGGCAGATCAGCTCTACAAGCAGAAATTTATCCGTGGCTTCTGCCACCTGTATGACGGTCAAGAAGCTTGCTGCGTGGGGATCGAGGCGGCTATCAAGCCCACGGACAACGTGATCACCTCCTACCGGGCCCACGGCATCTGCTACATGCGCGGCCTCTCGGTCAAGTCCATTCTGGCCGAGCTGACGGGACGCAGGGGAGGCTGCGCCAAAGGCAAGGGGGGCTCCATGCACATGTACGCCAAGCACTTCTTCGGGGGAAACGGCATCGTGGGCGCGCAG GGGCAGATAGCCGAGGCGTACAACATGGCAGCCCTGTGGAAGCTGCCCTGCGTGTTCATCTGCGAGAACAACCGCTACGCCATGGGGACGGCGGTGGAGAGGGCGGCGGCCAGCACCGATTACTACAAGAGGGGCAACTTCATCCCGGGCCTCAAGGTGAACGGGATGGACGTGCTGTGCGTGCGGGAGGCCACCAAGTTCGCGGCCGACCACTGCCGGTCGGGCAAGGGGCCCATCGTGATGGAGCTGCAGACCTACCGTTACCACGGGCACAGCATGAGCGACCCGGGCATCAGCTACCGCACGCGCGAGGAGATCCAGATCATGAGGAGCAAGAGCGACCCCATCATGCTGCTCCAGGAGAAGATGATCAGCCACAAGCTGAGCAGCGTGGAGGAACTGAAGGAGATCGACGTGGAGGTGAGGAAAGAGATCGAGGAGGCCGCCCAGTTTGCCACCACCGACCCCGAGCCGAGCTTGGATGAATTAGGCCATCACCTCTACCACAGCAACCCGCCTTTCGACGTTCGGGGTGCCAACCAGTGGATCAAATACAAGTCCATCAGTTAA
- the Pdha2 gene encoding pyruvate dehydrogenase E1 component subunit alpha, testis-specific form, mitochondrial isoform X1 — MKKMLASVVSRMLGATQKPPLRVLLTSCNYSKDATIDIKSCDLYRLDVGPSSSTVLTRDEGLKYYRAMQIVRRMELKADQLYKQKFIRGFCHLYDGQEACCVGIEAAIKPTDNVITSYRAHGICYMRGLSVKSILAELTGRRGGCAKGKGGSMHMYAKHFFGGNGIVGAQVPLGAGIALACKYQGTRDICLAMYGDGAANQGQIAEAYNMAALWKLPCVFICENNRYAMGTAVERAAASTDYYKRGNFIPGLKVNGMDVLCVREATKFAADHCRSGKGPIVMELQTYRYHGHSMSDPGISYRTREEIQIMRSKSDPIMLLQEKMISHKLSSVEELKEIDVEVRKEIEEAAQFATTDPEPSLDELGHHLYHSNPPFDVRGANQWIKYKSIS; from the coding sequence ATGAAAAAGATGCTGGCTTCTGTGGTCTCCCGTATGTTGGGGGCCACCCAGAAGCCCCCTCTCAGAGTACTGCTGACCTCCTGTAACTATTCCAAAGATGCTACCATTGACATTAAGAGCTGCGACCTTTACCGGCTGGACGTGGGTCCCTCGTCGTCCACCGTGCTCACCAGGGACGAGGGGCTCAAGTACTACCGGGCCATGCAGATCGTTCGCCGGATGGAACTGAAGGCAGATCAGCTCTACAAGCAGAAATTTATCCGTGGCTTCTGCCACCTGTATGACGGTCAAGAAGCTTGCTGCGTGGGGATCGAGGCGGCTATCAAGCCCACGGACAACGTGATCACCTCCTACCGGGCCCACGGCATCTGCTACATGCGCGGCCTCTCGGTCAAGTCCATTCTGGCCGAGCTGACGGGACGCAGGGGAGGCTGCGCCAAAGGCAAGGGGGGCTCCATGCACATGTACGCCAAGCACTTCTTCGGGGGAAACGGCATCGTGGGCGCGCAGGTGCCCCTGGGGGCTGGGATCGCTCTGGCCTGCAAGTATCAGGGGACCCGTGACATCTGCTTGGCCATGTATGGGGACGGGGCTGCCAACCAGGGGCAGATAGCCGAGGCGTACAACATGGCAGCCCTGTGGAAGCTGCCCTGCGTGTTCATCTGCGAGAACAACCGCTACGCCATGGGGACGGCGGTGGAGAGGGCGGCGGCCAGCACCGATTACTACAAGAGGGGCAACTTCATCCCGGGCCTCAAGGTGAACGGGATGGACGTGCTGTGCGTGCGGGAGGCCACCAAGTTCGCGGCCGACCACTGCCGGTCGGGCAAGGGGCCCATCGTGATGGAGCTGCAGACCTACCGTTACCACGGGCACAGCATGAGCGACCCGGGCATCAGCTACCGCACGCGCGAGGAGATCCAGATCATGAGGAGCAAGAGCGACCCCATCATGCTGCTCCAGGAGAAGATGATCAGCCACAAGCTGAGCAGCGTGGAGGAACTGAAGGAGATCGACGTGGAGGTGAGGAAAGAGATCGAGGAGGCCGCCCAGTTTGCCACCACCGACCCCGAGCCGAGCTTGGATGAATTAGGCCATCACCTCTACCACAGCAACCCGCCTTTCGACGTTCGGGGTGCCAACCAGTGGATCAAATACAAGTCCATCAGTTAA